In Natronomonas halophila, one DNA window encodes the following:
- a CDS encoding DUF6276 family protein: MDCPTCGAPMVSFVVPERFREHAPDESDHAALCPECLTLSAADSAPESPRFDRISSAFPDDEAAVSLALAIGLLDSLALHRRDIEALLETVEKAGTDPLLILDRLHAQGGVDPEFDIERRRHQIEQLLD; the protein is encoded by the coding sequence ATGGATTGTCCGACCTGCGGTGCCCCGATGGTTTCCTTTGTGGTTCCCGAACGGTTCCGCGAACACGCGCCCGACGAAAGCGACCACGCTGCGCTCTGTCCGGAGTGTCTCACGCTTTCGGCCGCTGACTCGGCGCCCGAATCGCCGCGCTTCGACCGCATCAGCAGTGCGTTCCCCGACGACGAGGCGGCCGTTTCGCTCGCCCTCGCCATCGGCCTGCTGGATTCGCTGGCGCTGCACCGCCGCGATATCGAAGCCCTGCTGGAGACCGTCGAGAAGGCCGGTACCGACCCGCTGCTGATTCTCGACCGACTCCACGCACAGGGCGGCGTCGACCCCGAATTCGATATCGAGCGGCGGCGTCATCAGATCGAACAGCTCCTCGATTGA